A DNA window from Streptomyces asoensis contains the following coding sequences:
- the sthA gene encoding Si-specific NAD(P)(+) transhydrogenase: MPDFDMLVLGSGPGGQKAAIAAAKLGRRVAVVDRPDMVGGVSLHTGTIPSKTLREAVLYLTGLTQRDLYGQSYRLKENITVADLTARTQHVVGRETDVIRAQLTRNQVALFAGTGRFVDDRTVALRETGGQERLISAEHIVIATGTRPARPDSVEFDGRTILDSDNVLTVERVPQSMVIVGAGVIGMEYASMFAALGSKVTVVEKRAGMLDMCDVEVIESLKYHLRDLAVTFRFGETVAAVERHARGALTVLESGKKIPADVVMYSAGRQGLTDGLDLDKAGLAADRRGRIEVDEYYRTPVPHIYAVGDVIGFPALAATAMEQGRAAAYHACGEPVGQMDHLQPIGIYTIPEISFVGRTEDQLTEDSVPFEVGIARYRELARGQIIGDAHGMLKLLVSPRDRTLLGVHCFGTGATELIHIGQSVMGCGGTVDYLVNAVFNYPTLAESYKVAALDATNRLRQLDRIGD, from the coding sequence ATGCCCGACTTCGACATGCTCGTCCTCGGATCAGGTCCCGGCGGCCAGAAGGCCGCCATCGCCGCGGCCAAACTGGGCCGCAGGGTGGCCGTAGTCGACCGCCCCGACATGGTCGGCGGGGTCTCCCTGCACACCGGCACCATTCCCTCCAAGACCCTGCGCGAGGCGGTGCTCTACCTCACCGGCCTCACCCAGCGTGACCTGTACGGTCAGAGTTACCGCCTCAAGGAGAACATCACCGTCGCCGATCTGACCGCCCGTACCCAGCATGTGGTGGGGCGTGAGACCGACGTCATCCGGGCGCAGTTGACCCGCAACCAGGTCGCCCTGTTCGCCGGCACCGGCCGGTTCGTCGACGACCGCACCGTCGCGCTGCGTGAGACCGGCGGGCAGGAGCGGCTGATCAGCGCCGAGCACATCGTGATCGCCACCGGGACGCGGCCCGCGCGGCCGGACAGCGTGGAGTTCGACGGGCGGACCATCCTCGACTCCGACAACGTGCTGACGGTCGAGCGGGTCCCGCAGTCCATGGTGATCGTGGGCGCCGGTGTGATCGGCATGGAGTACGCGTCCATGTTCGCCGCGCTCGGCAGCAAGGTCACGGTGGTCGAGAAGCGCGCCGGGATGCTCGACATGTGCGACGTCGAGGTGATCGAGTCGCTCAAGTACCACCTCCGGGACCTGGCGGTCACCTTCCGTTTCGGGGAGACCGTCGCCGCCGTGGAACGCCATGCGCGCGGTGCGCTGACCGTGCTGGAGAGCGGCAAGAAGATCCCGGCCGACGTGGTGATGTACTCGGCGGGACGGCAGGGTCTGACCGACGGGCTCGACCTGGACAAGGCGGGTCTGGCGGCCGACCGGCGCGGCCGCATCGAGGTCGACGAGTACTACCGCACCCCGGTCCCGCACATCTACGCCGTGGGCGACGTCATCGGTTTCCCGGCGCTCGCGGCCACGGCGATGGAGCAGGGCCGGGCGGCGGCCTACCACGCCTGCGGTGAGCCGGTCGGGCAGATGGACCACCTCCAGCCCATCGGGATCTACACCATCCCGGAGATCAGTTTCGTGGGGCGGACGGAGGACCAGCTCACCGAGGACAGCGTGCCGTTCGAGGTGGGCATAGCCCGCTACCGCGAACTGGCCCGCGGGCAGATCATCGGTGACGCGCACGGCATGCTGAAGCTGCTGGTCTCGCCCCGGGACCGGACGCTGCTCGGGGTGCACTGCTTCGGCACCGGAGCGACCGAGCTGATCCACATCGGACAGTCGGTGATGGGCTGCGGCGGGACGGTCGACTACCTGGTCAACGCGGTGTTCAACTACCCGACGCTGGCGGAGTCGTACAAGGTCGCCGCCCTCGACGCCACCAACCGGCTGCGGCAGCTGGACCGCATCGGGGACTGA
- a CDS encoding DUF5709 domain-containing protein yields the protein MGTQSEAMGDDVYQPSGTGEEQADGAPLDLQDALDERTYDDTLDEGYSPPEKPLGVTKYGTTAAEQHEGESLDQRLAQEVPEAPEPVGDAVGDLAGGEGEPVDPEAGDRRAGRLVAPDEGAHPDAVKEEVARDVGIDGGAAGAEEAAVHIVEE from the coding sequence ATGGGTACGCAGTCCGAGGCCATGGGCGACGACGTCTACCAGCCGTCCGGGACCGGCGAGGAACAGGCGGACGGCGCCCCTCTCGACCTCCAGGACGCCCTCGACGAACGCACCTACGACGACACCCTCGACGAGGGCTACTCTCCGCCGGAGAAGCCCCTCGGGGTCACCAAGTACGGCACGACCGCCGCCGAGCAGCACGAGGGCGAGAGCCTCGACCAGCGGCTGGCGCAGGAGGTGCCGGAGGCCCCGGAGCCGGTCGGGGACGCGGTCGGCGACCTTGCCGGCGGCGAGGGCGAACCCGTGGACCCCGAGGCCGGAGACCGGCGCGCGGGCCGGCTCGTCGCCCCGGACGAGGGCGCCCACCCCGACGCCGTGAAGGAGGAGGTCGCCCGGGACGTGGGCATCGACGGCGGGGCCGCGGGCGCGGAGGAGGCCGCCGTCCACATCGTCGAGGAGTGA
- a CDS encoding APC family permease, with protein MSNSTGRGLQANVLGTFDTVVMAVAGSAPAYSIAATTAVLAGAVGLAGPAALLYCAIPMLGIALAFSRLSRIDVNAGASYSWVGRTLHPFLGFVSGWALVISATIFMVAGSLPAGSMTLALFDQGLADDTVLATVVGAAWFLVMLAVVLGGARLTVRAQLIMSGVELAILALFAVLALFHTDNSLPFDWSWLGFGHFDGVSGFASGALVAAFYYWGWDVTSNLSEETRNSRRTTGLAGLIGVGVVFLLFEVFTIAVNIVLSSQQVQDNGANVLAALGEEVWPGWGGKLLIVAVMLSTVATLETTLIQVTRSLFAMGRDRTMPSALGRVHRTWNTPWVAITVVGAVALVLFVASNALGSVGDILADAISAIGLQIAIYYGLAGLAAVVAYRKTLLRSPADFLLGGLWPLFGALFMFWVFVESLGELDPAAIAIGVGGLAVGLVPMLWYWRRGSDYYRPSRLDASRTVEAGYVPDGRPAAHSAGHEGLSTDF; from the coding sequence ATGAGCAACAGCACCGGAAGAGGGCTCCAGGCGAACGTGCTGGGCACCTTCGACACGGTGGTGATGGCGGTGGCCGGCAGTGCTCCGGCCTACTCCATCGCCGCCACCACCGCCGTCCTGGCCGGGGCCGTGGGCCTGGCGGGGCCCGCGGCACTGCTGTACTGCGCGATACCGATGCTGGGTATCGCCCTGGCGTTCAGCCGGCTCAGCCGGATCGACGTCAACGCAGGCGCCAGCTACTCCTGGGTGGGGCGGACGCTCCACCCCTTCCTGGGCTTCGTCAGCGGCTGGGCGCTGGTGATCTCGGCGACCATCTTCATGGTGGCGGGCTCGCTGCCCGCCGGTTCCATGACCCTCGCGCTGTTCGACCAGGGCCTCGCCGACGACACGGTCCTGGCCACCGTGGTCGGCGCCGCCTGGTTCCTGGTGATGCTGGCGGTGGTGCTGGGCGGTGCCCGGCTCACCGTGCGCGCGCAGCTGATCATGTCGGGCGTGGAGCTGGCGATCCTCGCGCTGTTCGCCGTGCTCGCGCTCTTCCACACCGACAACTCGCTGCCGTTCGACTGGTCCTGGCTCGGGTTCGGCCACTTCGACGGGGTGTCCGGCTTCGCGTCGGGCGCGCTGGTCGCCGCCTTCTACTACTGGGGCTGGGACGTGACCAGCAACCTCAGCGAGGAGACCCGCAACAGCCGCCGCACCACCGGCCTCGCGGGGCTGATCGGCGTGGGCGTGGTCTTCCTCCTCTTCGAGGTCTTCACCATCGCGGTGAACATCGTCCTCAGCTCGCAGCAGGTCCAGGACAACGGCGCCAACGTGCTGGCGGCGCTGGGTGAGGAGGTGTGGCCGGGCTGGGGCGGCAAGCTGCTGATCGTGGCCGTGATGCTGTCCACCGTCGCCACCCTGGAGACGACCCTGATCCAGGTCACGCGCTCGCTGTTCGCCATGGGCCGCGACCGGACGATGCCGTCCGCGCTGGGCCGGGTGCACCGCACCTGGAACACGCCCTGGGTGGCGATCACGGTGGTGGGCGCGGTGGCGCTGGTGCTCTTCGTCGCCTCGAACGCGCTGGGCTCGGTCGGCGACATCCTCGCCGACGCCATCTCCGCGATCGGCCTCCAGATCGCGATCTACTACGGCCTGGCGGGTCTCGCCGCGGTCGTGGCGTACCGCAAGACCCTGCTGAGGTCGCCGGCCGACTTCCTGCTCGGCGGGCTGTGGCCGCTGTTCGGCGCCCTGTTCATGTTCTGGGTCTTCGTGGAGTCGCTCGGTGAGCTGGACCCCGCGGCGATCGCCATCGGCGTAGGCGGCCTCGCCGTGGGCCTGGTGCCGATGCTCTGGTACTGGCGGCGGGGCAGCGACTACTACCGGCCCTCCCGGCTGGACGCCTCGCGCACCGTCGAGGCCGGGTACGTGCCCGACGGCCGGCCGGCCGCGCACTCCGCCGGCCACGAGGGTCTCTCCACCGACTTCTGA
- a CDS encoding glycoside hydrolase family 65 protein gives MITNRSYTVEPWHVRETELDLDVLAQSESVFALSNGHVGWRGNLDEGEPHGLPGAYLNGVHELHPLPYAEAGYGYPESGQTVINVTNGKILRLLVDDEPFDLRYGRLVRHERVLDLRRGVLERTCEWTSPAGSTVRVRSTRLVSLTQRAVAAVAYEVEAVGSRSRVVIQSELVTNESLPDPNGDPRAARALKSPLEPEEDVAVGRRLRLVHRTKRSGLRVAVAADHEVTGPERTVVSSESNVDVARLTVTSVLEPGERLRVEKLVAHGWSGARSRPAMSDQVEAALAAAGHSGWTGLLEDQRAYLDDFWSRADVEVDGDEEIQQAVRFALFHVLQAGARAEQRAIPAKGLTGSGYDGHAFWDTETFVLPLLTYTAPEAVSEALRWRQNTLPAARERAAQLGLGGAAFPWRTIEGSEGSAYWPAGTAAFHVNADIADAVVRYVTATGDTEFERSTGVELLVETARLWRSLGHHDARGAFHIDGVTGPDEYSAVADDNTYTNLMARANLLAAAEAVGRHPDEAARLGVDAEESAAWRDAAQAVYVPYNHDLGVHEQHAGFTRYQQWDFAGTRPDQYPLLLNFPYFDLYRKQVVKQADLVLAMYTCADHFDEEQIARNFAYYEPLTVRDSSLSACCQAVIAAQAGHLALAYDYTAEAALMDLADLEHNTRDGLHIASLAGTWMALVAGFGGLRGDREGLRFAPRLPDRFSRLAFSVQLLGRRLRVEIGPDKATYTLLSGAPLMIRHHGDPVRVNGDGPVVRTVPPAPDRPTPRQPPHRSPNTR, from the coding sequence ATGATCACGAACCGGTCGTACACGGTCGAGCCCTGGCACGTGCGCGAGACGGAACTCGACCTCGACGTCCTGGCGCAGAGCGAGTCCGTCTTCGCCCTCTCCAACGGGCACGTCGGCTGGCGCGGCAACCTGGACGAGGGCGAACCGCACGGCCTGCCCGGCGCCTACCTCAACGGCGTCCACGAACTGCACCCGCTGCCCTACGCCGAGGCGGGCTACGGCTATCCCGAGTCCGGTCAGACCGTCATCAACGTCACCAACGGCAAGATCCTGCGGCTGCTGGTCGACGACGAGCCCTTCGACCTGCGCTACGGACGGCTCGTCCGCCACGAGCGGGTGCTCGACCTGCGGCGCGGCGTCCTGGAGCGGACCTGCGAGTGGACCTCGCCGGCCGGGTCCACGGTCCGGGTGCGCTCGACCCGGCTGGTCTCCCTCACCCAGCGGGCGGTGGCCGCCGTGGCCTACGAGGTGGAGGCCGTCGGCAGCCGCTCCCGGGTGGTCATCCAGTCCGAACTGGTCACCAACGAGAGCCTGCCCGACCCGAACGGCGATCCGCGCGCGGCCCGTGCCCTGAAGTCGCCGCTGGAACCGGAGGAGGACGTGGCCGTCGGCAGGCGGCTCAGGCTCGTCCACCGCACGAAGCGCAGCGGTCTGCGGGTGGCCGTGGCCGCCGACCACGAGGTCACCGGCCCCGAGCGCACCGTCGTCAGCAGCGAGAGCAACGTGGACGTCGCCCGGCTCACCGTCACCTCCGTGCTGGAGCCCGGCGAGCGGCTGCGCGTGGAGAAGCTCGTCGCCCACGGCTGGTCCGGCGCCCGCTCGCGGCCCGCGATGAGCGACCAGGTGGAGGCGGCCCTCGCGGCGGCCGGGCACAGCGGCTGGACGGGCCTGCTCGAGGACCAGCGCGCCTACCTCGACGACTTCTGGTCCCGTGCGGACGTCGAGGTAGACGGCGACGAGGAGATCCAGCAGGCCGTCCGCTTCGCCCTGTTCCACGTCCTCCAGGCCGGTGCCCGCGCCGAGCAGCGCGCCATCCCCGCCAAGGGGCTGACCGGCTCCGGCTACGACGGCCACGCGTTCTGGGACACCGAGACCTTCGTGCTCCCCCTGCTCACCTACACCGCGCCCGAAGCCGTCTCCGAGGCCCTGCGGTGGCGGCAGAACACCCTGCCCGCCGCCCGTGAGAGGGCCGCCCAGCTCGGCCTCGGCGGCGCCGCGTTCCCCTGGCGCACCATCGAGGGGTCGGAGGGCTCGGCGTACTGGCCGGCCGGAACGGCCGCCTTCCACGTCAACGCCGACATCGCGGACGCGGTGGTCCGCTACGTCACGGCGACGGGGGACACCGAGTTCGAACGGAGCACCGGCGTCGAACTGCTCGTGGAGACCGCCCGGCTGTGGCGCTCCCTCGGCCACCACGACGCCCGCGGCGCCTTCCACATAGACGGCGTCACGGGCCCCGACGAGTACAGCGCGGTAGCCGACGACAACACGTACACCAACCTCATGGCCCGGGCGAACCTCCTGGCCGCCGCCGAAGCCGTCGGACGTCATCCGGACGAGGCCGCCCGCCTCGGTGTGGACGCGGAGGAGAGCGCGGCCTGGCGCGACGCCGCCCAGGCGGTGTACGTGCCCTACAACCACGACCTCGGCGTCCACGAACAGCACGCGGGCTTCACCCGCTACCAGCAGTGGGACTTCGCGGGCACCCGCCCCGACCAGTACCCGCTGCTGCTGAACTTCCCGTACTTCGACCTCTACCGCAAACAGGTCGTCAAGCAGGCCGACCTGGTCCTCGCGATGTACACGTGCGCGGACCACTTCGACGAGGAGCAGATCGCCCGCAACTTCGCCTACTACGAGCCGCTGACCGTCCGCGACTCGTCCCTGTCCGCCTGCTGCCAGGCGGTCATCGCGGCGCAGGCGGGTCACCTGGCACTGGCCTACGACTACACCGCCGAGGCCGCGCTGATGGACCTGGCCGACCTGGAGCACAACACCCGGGACGGCCTGCACATCGCGTCGCTGGCGGGCACCTGGATGGCCCTCGTCGCCGGGTTCGGCGGGCTGCGCGGGGACCGTGAGGGGCTGCGCTTCGCACCCCGGCTGCCCGACAGGTTCAGCCGCCTCGCCTTCAGCGTCCAACTCCTCGGCCGGCGCCTGCGCGTGGAGATAGGACCGGACAAGGCCACGTACACCCTGTTGTCCGGAGCGCCCCTGATGATCCGTCACCACGGGGACCCGGTGCGGGTGAACGGGGACGGCCCGGTGGTGCGCACGGTCCCGCCCGCCCCGGACCGGCCGACCCCGCGCCAGCCCCCGCACCGAAGTCCGAACACCCGCTGA
- a CDS encoding beta-phosphoglucomutase family hydrolase, with protein sequence MTTTLGLPGTIQACLFDLDGVVTRTAVVHAAAWKETFDAFLYARGGDDFRPFDEGHDYDEYVDGRPRADGVRTFLASRDIELPEGDPGDPPDAQTVNGLGNRKNQLLLEKIRTQGVEAYDGTLRYIEAARAHGLRTAIVSSSANTRDVLRSIEAEHLFEVRIDGVVAAERGLPGKPSPDTFLAAARDLGVEPSRAAVFEDALAGMDAGRSGNFGYVVGVDRVGQSDALYAHGADVVVKDLADLVGGEG encoded by the coding sequence ATGACGACGACGCTAGGTCTCCCCGGAACGATCCAGGCCTGTCTCTTCGACCTCGACGGTGTGGTCACCCGGACGGCCGTGGTGCACGCGGCGGCCTGGAAGGAGACCTTCGACGCCTTCCTGTACGCGCGCGGAGGCGACGACTTCCGGCCGTTCGACGAGGGCCACGACTACGACGAGTACGTCGACGGCCGCCCGCGCGCCGACGGCGTCCGCACCTTCCTCGCCTCCCGGGACATCGAACTGCCCGAGGGCGACCCCGGCGACCCGCCCGACGCGCAGACCGTGAACGGGCTCGGCAACCGCAAGAACCAGCTCCTCCTGGAGAAGATCCGCACCCAGGGGGTGGAGGCCTACGACGGCACCCTGCGCTACATCGAGGCGGCACGCGCGCACGGCCTGCGCACGGCGATCGTCTCCTCCAGCGCCAACACCCGTGACGTACTGCGCTCGATCGAGGCCGAGCACCTCTTCGAGGTACGGATCGACGGCGTCGTGGCGGCCGAACGCGGGCTGCCGGGCAAGCCGAGCCCCGACACCTTCCTGGCCGCCGCCCGCGACCTCGGCGTCGAGCCGTCGCGGGCGGCCGTCTTCGAGGACGCGCTGGCCGGCATGGACGCGGGCCGCAGCGGCAACTTCGGGTACGTCGTCGGCGTCGACCGGGTCGGGCAGAGCGACGCGCTGTACGCACACGGCGCGGACGTCGTCGTGAAGGACCTCGCGGACCTGGTCGGCGGCGAAGGGTGA
- a CDS encoding YybH family protein — protein sequence MSDDDTQIRTLITRWADAVHRGDLGTVLAGHADDLVLYHVTPPHEGIRGLAAYGALWPAFFAWQAEGACFDIDTLHVTAGHDVAYAHALVRCGTPRELAEDPALRLRLTFGLRKEEGRWLIAHEHHSFPHE from the coding sequence TTGTCCGACGACGACACGCAGATCCGCACCCTGATCACCCGCTGGGCCGACGCCGTCCACCGCGGGGACCTCGGCACCGTCCTGGCCGGCCACGCCGACGACCTCGTGCTGTACCACGTGACCCCGCCGCACGAGGGCATCCGGGGCCTGGCGGCCTACGGCGCCCTGTGGCCCGCCTTCTTCGCCTGGCAGGCCGAGGGCGCGTGCTTCGACATCGACACCCTGCACGTCACCGCCGGCCACGATGTGGCCTACGCCCACGCGTTGGTGCGCTGCGGCACGCCCCGGGAGCTGGCCGAGGACCCCGCCCTGAGGCTGCGCCTGACCTTCGGGTTGCGCAAGGAGGAGGGCCGCTGGCTGATCGCGCACGAGCACCACTCGTTCCCGCACGAGTGA
- a CDS encoding nucleoside/nucleotide kinase family protein, whose translation MLTFDDLLRRARALGGDGGRALLGIAGSPGAGKTTLARRLVRELNGSGLPWAVHVPMDGFHLADAELDRLGRRGRKGAPDTFDAAGYAALLRRLREQADGASGEGGDDIVYAPGFERVLEQPLAGAIPVPPAARLVVTEGNYLLLGTGAWVRVRAALDEVWFCEGDEDERVRRLVARHEEFGKGHEDAVAWVLGSDRRNAELVASTRDRADLVVPLPL comes from the coding sequence GTGCTCACTTTCGATGATCTGCTGCGCCGGGCCCGTGCTCTCGGCGGGGACGGCGGGCGCGCCCTGCTCGGCATCGCCGGCAGTCCCGGCGCGGGAAAGACGACCCTCGCGCGGCGCCTGGTGCGGGAGCTGAACGGCTCGGGCCTGCCGTGGGCCGTGCACGTCCCGATGGACGGCTTCCACCTGGCCGACGCCGAGCTCGACCGGCTGGGCCGGCGCGGCCGCAAGGGCGCGCCGGACACCTTCGACGCGGCCGGGTACGCGGCGCTGCTGCGGAGGCTGCGCGAACAGGCGGACGGCGCGAGCGGCGAAGGCGGCGACGACATCGTGTACGCGCCCGGTTTCGAGCGGGTGCTGGAGCAGCCGCTCGCGGGGGCGATACCGGTCCCCCCGGCGGCCCGTCTGGTCGTGACGGAGGGGAACTACCTGCTCCTCGGCACGGGCGCGTGGGTGCGGGTGCGCGCCGCGCTGGACGAGGTGTGGTTCTGCGAGGGCGACGAGGACGAGCGCGTACGCCGGCTCGTCGCCCGGCACGAGGAGTTCGGCAAGGGGCACGAGGACGCGGTGGCCTGGGTGCTCGGCAGCGACCGGCGCAACGCCGAGCTGGTGGCGTCGACCAGGGACCGGGCCGATCTGGTGGTGCCCCTGCCGTTGTGA
- a CDS encoding carbohydrate ABC transporter permease, with protein sequence MTTTDMPRPVDADPGPGVSKKRTRGATSGGLRRAVSATTLLWILACLYGLPVLWFVLSSLKPSSELFSYPLTLVPHNPTLSGFKAAWESANFSQYFINTALVCVITTVLTVGVSCCTGYALAKYDNRWLKAFFICILATTMLPSEVMLAPEFLVVRNLGLYNSFAGIILPAVLTATGCFMFRQFFLTVPDELVEAARIDGARELSIFLRIMVPLSRPIMLTLAILSFQWRWNDYIWPLLMLNDPSKFTVQIGIQSIVGAQNINWSVLLGASVISMIPLIAVFLVFQRYVMGADINAGLKD encoded by the coding sequence ATGACAACCACCGACATGCCCCGACCGGTCGACGCCGATCCCGGACCGGGCGTCTCCAAGAAGCGGACCCGCGGGGCCACCAGCGGCGGGCTGCGGCGGGCGGTGTCCGCGACGACACTGCTGTGGATCCTGGCGTGCCTGTACGGACTGCCGGTGCTGTGGTTCGTCCTCAGCTCCCTCAAGCCGTCCAGCGAACTGTTCTCCTACCCGCTGACGCTCGTCCCGCACAACCCCACCCTCTCGGGGTTCAAGGCGGCGTGGGAAAGCGCCAACTTCTCCCAGTACTTCATCAACACGGCCCTCGTGTGCGTGATCACGACCGTCCTCACGGTCGGCGTCAGCTGCTGCACCGGGTACGCGCTCGCGAAGTACGACAACCGGTGGCTCAAGGCGTTCTTCATCTGCATCCTGGCCACCACGATGCTGCCCTCCGAGGTCATGCTCGCCCCCGAGTTCCTCGTGGTCCGCAACCTCGGCCTCTACAACTCGTTCGCCGGCATCATCCTCCCGGCCGTGCTCACCGCGACGGGCTGCTTCATGTTCCGTCAGTTCTTCCTGACGGTCCCCGACGAACTCGTCGAGGCCGCGCGCATCGACGGCGCCCGCGAGCTGTCGATCTTCCTGCGGATCATGGTGCCGCTCTCCCGGCCCATCATGCTGACCCTCGCCATCCTGTCCTTCCAGTGGCGGTGGAACGACTACATCTGGCCGCTGCTCATGCTCAACGACCCCAGCAAGTTCACCGTGCAGATCGGCATCCAGAGCATCGTCGGCGCGCAGAACATCAACTGGTCGGTGCTGCTCGGCGCCTCGGTCATCTCCATGATCCCGCTGATCGCCGTCTTCCTGGTCTTCCAGCGGTACGTCATGGGCGCCGACATCAACGCCGGACTGAAGGACTGA
- a CDS encoding carbohydrate ABC transporter permease, with protein sequence MTKRAPDVSVSPPRRRRSTYILAPLVLIAANVVLFALFFVWPAVIGLVYSFTNYTGVGAFQFVGLDNYHNLLGDSTFYDALTRTLLYAVLFVPLNFALSLLAANLVVNKYAKGASVARVIFFIPWLLSPIVVGVLWRWLFGENFGLVNYIIEQFGGGAVPWQSNADLSLIVVVMAASWAWTGFSMLLFIAAIKNVPVSYYEAASLDGAGPWRQFVSITLPSIAPTSFIVILLNTINAMKEYPVFVALNNGGPGTSNNLLVQYIYETGFKRGQIGYASAASFVLMLILMAVAIIQLIVNRRVENR encoded by the coding sequence ATGACAAAACGCGCCCCGGACGTGTCCGTGAGCCCGCCCAGGAGACGACGCAGCACCTACATCCTCGCGCCGCTCGTCCTCATCGCGGCCAATGTCGTGCTCTTCGCGCTGTTCTTCGTCTGGCCGGCGGTGATCGGGCTCGTCTACTCCTTCACGAACTACACGGGCGTAGGGGCGTTCCAGTTCGTCGGACTGGACAACTACCACAACCTGCTGGGCGATTCGACCTTCTACGACGCGCTGACCCGGACGCTGCTGTACGCGGTGCTCTTCGTCCCGCTGAACTTCGCGCTGTCGCTGCTCGCCGCCAACCTGGTGGTGAACAAGTACGCCAAGGGCGCGTCGGTGGCCCGCGTCATCTTCTTCATCCCGTGGCTCCTGTCGCCCATCGTCGTCGGTGTCCTGTGGCGGTGGCTGTTCGGTGAGAACTTCGGACTGGTCAACTACATCATCGAGCAGTTCGGCGGCGGCGCCGTTCCGTGGCAGTCGAACGCGGACCTGTCGCTGATCGTGGTGGTGATGGCGGCGTCCTGGGCCTGGACGGGCTTCTCGATGCTGCTGTTCATAGCGGCCATCAAGAACGTACCGGTGTCCTACTACGAGGCGGCCTCGCTCGACGGCGCCGGCCCGTGGCGCCAGTTCGTCAGCATCACCCTGCCGAGCATCGCGCCCACCTCGTTCATCGTCATCCTGCTCAACACGATCAACGCGATGAAGGAATACCCGGTGTTCGTCGCCCTCAACAACGGCGGACCCGGCACGTCGAACAACCTGCTCGTCCAGTACATCTACGAGACCGGCTTCAAACGGGGCCAGATCGGCTACGCGAGCGCCGCGTCGTTCGTGCTCATGCTCATCCTGATGGCCGTCGCGATCATCCAGCTGATCGTCAACCGACGGGTGGAGAACCGATGA
- a CDS encoding extracellular solute-binding protein: MTSVGVRRSRRLGRGGIRRLVPLAAVATAGALLLSACGSDGSSGGNSKSLTFWISTVPGQDAGWKKLVAQYKKEAGVDVKLVNIPYDGYPTKLHNAAQANSLPDVAAVPALDPIWSSKLIDLKSIAENKTNKINANFIAKDSSGKVLAIPSDVTASGLFINETLFKKAGVAFPTSPDKTWTWTDFIKAANTVREKTGAKYSLTFDQSPSRLRAMVYEMGGKYVHADDSGKFSVDEATKKAVNTFVGWNDDKTMPKSVWTSGADPSAMFQSGDVVAYWSGVWQVASFADSIKKFDWASVPTPAQPVQASDVNSGGMMVGFNNNGAAATAATKFMSWLYEPDHYRELCETSGFLPVESGLDPKYPFTSEAAQAAFKLYNEEIPLYAPISGYFNGAQTNWVLKGKSLTEDPTKTELGKAINGQQSADKALENIVAGYNQQVGGGS, from the coding sequence ATGACCAGTGTGGGTGTGCGGCGCTCCCGCCGACTCGGCCGCGGCGGCATACGCCGTCTTGTCCCCCTCGCTGCCGTGGCCACGGCAGGTGCCCTGCTGCTGTCCGCCTGCGGGTCGGACGGCAGCTCGGGCGGCAACTCCAAGTCCCTGACGTTCTGGATCTCCACCGTTCCGGGCCAGGACGCGGGCTGGAAGAAGCTGGTGGCGCAGTACAAGAAGGAAGCCGGCGTCGACGTCAAGCTCGTCAACATCCCCTACGACGGCTACCCGACGAAGCTCCACAACGCCGCGCAGGCGAACTCCCTGCCCGACGTGGCGGCCGTGCCGGCGCTGGACCCGATCTGGTCGAGCAAGCTGATCGACCTCAAGTCCATCGCCGAGAACAAGACCAACAAGATCAACGCCAACTTCATCGCCAAGGACTCGTCCGGCAAGGTGCTGGCCATCCCCTCGGACGTCACCGCGTCCGGCCTGTTCATCAACGAGACGCTGTTCAAGAAGGCCGGCGTCGCGTTCCCGACCTCGCCCGACAAGACCTGGACCTGGACCGACTTCATCAAGGCGGCGAACACCGTCCGTGAGAAGACCGGCGCCAAGTACTCCCTGACCTTCGACCAGTCGCCGTCCCGGCTGCGTGCCATGGTCTACGAGATGGGCGGCAAGTACGTCCACGCCGACGACTCCGGCAAGTTCTCGGTGGACGAGGCGACCAAGAAGGCCGTGAACACCTTCGTCGGCTGGAACGACGACAAGACCATGCCGAAGTCGGTGTGGACGAGCGGCGCCGACCCGTCGGCCATGTTCCAGAGCGGTGACGTGGTCGCCTACTGGTCCGGCGTGTGGCAGGTCGCCTCCTTCGCGGACAGCATCAAGAAGTTCGACTGGGCGAGCGTCCCGACCCCCGCCCAGCCGGTGCAGGCCAGTGACGTCAACAGCGGCGGCATGATGGTCGGCTTCAACAACAACGGCGCCGCGGCCACCGCCGCGACGAAGTTCATGTCCTGGCTGTACGAGCCGGACCACTACCGCGAGCTGTGCGAGACGTCCGGCTTCCTGCCGGTCGAGAGCGGCCTCGACCCGAAGTACCCCTTCACCTCCGAGGCGGCGCAGGCGGCGTTCAAGCTGTACAACGAGGAGATCCCGCTCTACGCCCCGATCTCCGGCTACTTCAACGGCGCGCAGACGAACTGGGTGCTGAAGGGCAAGAGCCTCACCGAGGACCCGACCAAGACGGAACTCGGCAAGGCCATCAACGGCCAGCAGTCGGCCGACAAGGCCCTGGAGAACATCGTGGCCGGCTACAACCAGCAGGTCGGCGGCGGATCGTAG